A genomic segment from Ptychodera flava strain L36383 chromosome 19, AS_Pfla_20210202, whole genome shotgun sequence encodes:
- the LOC139118696 gene encoding uncharacterized protein, whose translation MTDRLSIVFLVIAALFIGESLAESADLKVTRLIFSNPDPSQATPIYTVDTAVTVVLATFYVDNDGPDNLAAAASGNNYDVKMYLSVGDDMTDPQEITTFSFTDSSSNLANSLNSGASHFYLAPNFDITYPSNLCRTHSHVCLQVEKEAGAVYTDPDTSNNYYCVPFDMGVTDAAGYTTCPSDPVPYNLTLEGSNTFTSGVELNVTVTVAIENQGGTPVEGSTSSEDNIAFTRIFLANAQSEGASRLADFSNTIGYTYSDVSSDIGPWGVTTYTGIKASVTLPDAKCSSYQYLCLLFSLGANGSSNFDDTTSNNLVCGELGSPADGGIGDTVCPEVTTLAPNVTADTGEASQGSGGGYVRIHGGVIFLIILIFIIVGAVAALLIEFGVKKYLKKREEKKNAVSIINVQGDETKGTNATKDAKELE comes from the exons ATCTGAAAGTTACGAGGCTTATATTTAGCAATCCAGACCCATCCCAAGCAACGCCAATATACACGGTCGACACCGCGGTCACAGTCGTCCTGGCGACATTCTACGTGGATAACGATGGCCCCGACAACTTGGCGGCGGCCGCGTCGGGAAATAACTATGACGTCAAGATGTACCTCAGTGTCGGTGACGACATGACCGATCCGCAGGAGATAACGACCTTCTCCTTCACCGATTCCTCCAGCAACCTCGCCAATTCGCTGAACAGCGGCGCCAGTCACTTCTATCTGGCTCCGAACTTTGACATAACATACCCAAGCAATCTGTGTCGCACTCACAGTCATGTGTGTCTTCAGGTCGAAAAGGAAGCGGGCGCCGTTTACACAGACCCAGACACTTCTAACAACTATTATTGTGTGCCCTTCGACATGGGTGTTACCGATGCTGCTGGTTACACAACCTGTCCATCAG ACCCTGTGCCGTACAATTTGACTCTAGAAGGTTCCAACACTTTCACCTCCGGCGTAGAACTCAACGTAACTGTTACGGTAGCCATCGAAAACCAGGGTGGTACCCCGGTCGAGGGGTCGACCTCCAGCGAAGACAACATCGCCTTCACCAGGATCTTCTTAGCGAACGCACAGAGCGAGGGCGCTTCAAGACTGGCCGACTTCAGTAATACTATTGGGTACACGTATTCCGATGTCAGTTCCGATATCGGCCCATGGGGTGTTACCACGTATACTGGGATCAAAGCGTCTGTAACACTTCCAGATGCAAAATGTAGTTCCTACCAATACCTCTGTCTCCTCTTCTCCTTAG GCGCCAACGGATCAAGCAACTTCGATGACACAACTTCAAACAACCTAGTATGTGGTGAGCTCGGGAGTCCGGCCGATGGTGGGATAGGCGACACAGTTTGCCCTGAAGTGACAACACTGGCGCCAAACGTCACAGCCGACACAGGCGAAGCTTCGCAGGGGTCCGGCGGTGGATACGTTAGAATCCACGGCGGGGTGATCTTTCTCATCATTCTCATTTTCATAATTGTCGGTGCGGTCGCTGCTCTGCTTATAGAATTCGGAGTGAAGAAGTACTTGAAAAAGAGGGAGGAGAAGAAGAACGCTGTCAGTATCATCAACGTCCAGGGTGACGAAACAAAGGGCACCAACGCAACAAAGGATGCCAAAGAATTAGAGTGA